The Procambarus clarkii isolate CNS0578487 chromosome 39, FALCON_Pclarkii_2.0, whole genome shotgun sequence region AGGTCCTGTGCAACAAGGTCATGTGCTAGAAGGTCATGTGCTACAAGGTCATGTGTTACAAGATCAAGCAAGGTCATGTGCTACAAGGTCCTGTGTTACTAGGGGCTAGAAGGTCCTTCTCTAAAAGGTCCTGCACTATAAGGTCCTGTGCTACAAGGTCCTGTGCTACAAGGCCCTCTGCTACAAGGTCCTGTGCTACAAGTTCCTGAGCTAAAAGGTCCTGTGCTACAAGGTGATGTGTTACAAGGTCCTGTGCTACAAGGCCCTCTGCTACAAGGTCCTGTGCTACAAGTTCCTGAGCTAAAAGGTCCTGTGCTAGAAGGTCATGTGTTGCATGTTCCTATGCTACAAGCACCTGTGCTGCAAGGACCTGTTCTATAAGTTCCTGTGCTACAAGGTCCTGTGCTACAAATTCATGTGCTTCATGGTCCTGTGCTACAAGGTCCTATGCAACAAAGTCCTTCGCTACAAGGTCCTGCCATACAAGGTCCTGTGCTACAAGGTCTTGTGCTAAAAGGTCAAGTGCTACATGGTCATGTGCTACAAGATCCTGTGCTATAAGGTCATGTGCTACACGGTCCTGTGCTACAAGGTCCTGTGCTATAAGGTCATGTGCTACAAGGTCCTGTGCTATAAGGTCATGTGCTACAAGGTCCTGTGCTACAAGGTCATGAGCTACAAGGTCATGTGCTATAAGGTCATGTGCTACACGGTCATGTGCTATAAGGTCATGTGCTGCAAGTTCCTGTGCTACAAAATTATGTGCTACAAAGTCATGTGCTATAAGGTCATGTGCTACACGGTCCTGTGCTACATTGTCATGTGCTACAAGGTCATGTGCTATAAGGTCATGTGCTGCAAGTTACTGTGCTACAAAATTATGTGCTACAAGGTAATATGCTACAAGGTCCTGTGTTACAAGGTCCTGTGCTACATGGTCCTGTGCTACAAGGCCCTGTGCTACAAGGTCATGTGCTACAAGGTCCTGTGCTACAAGGTCATGTGCTGCAAGGTCCTGTGCTACAAGGTCATGTGCTAAAAGGTCATGTGAAACAAGGTCCAGTGCTTCAAGATCCTGTGCTATAAGGTCATGTGCTACAGGGTCATGTGCAACAAGGTCAAGTGCTACAAGATCCTGTGCTGCAAGGTCCTGTGCTTCAACGTCTTGTGCTACAAGGTCCTATGCTACAACGTCTTGTGCTACAAGGACATGTGCTACAAGGTCCTGTGCTACAAGGACATGTGTAACAATGTCATGTGCTACAAGGTCCTTCACTATACGGTCATGCGCTACAAGGTCCTGTGCTACAAGGCCCTGTGCTACAAGGTCCTGTGTTACAAGGTCAGGTGTTACAAGGTGCTGTGCTACATGGTCCTGTGCTACAAGGCCCTGTTCTACAAGGACATGTGCTACAAGGTCATGTGCTACAAGGTACTGTGCTACAAGGTCCTGTGATATAAGGTTATGTGCTACAAGGACATGTGCTACAAGGTCGTGTGCTACAAGGTTATGTGCTACAAGATCCTGTGCTACAAGGTCATGTGCTGCAAAGTCCTGTGCTACAAGGTCATGTGCGATAAGGTCCTGTGCTACAAGGTCATGTGCTACAATTAAGGTCCTGTGCTACAAGGTCATGTGCTACAAAGTCATGTGCTACAAGGTCCTCCACTATACGGTCATGCGCTCCAAGGTCCTGTGCTACAAGGTCCTGTGTTACGAGGTCATGTGTTACAAGGTCCTATGCTACAAAGCCCTGTGCTACAAGGTCCTGTTCTACAAGGACATGTGCTACAAGGTCATGTGCTACAAGGTACTGTGCTACAAGGTCCTGTGATATACGGTCATGTGCTACAAGGACATGTGCTACAAGGTCATGTGCTACAAGATCCTGTGCTTCAAGGCCCTGTTCTACAAGATCTTGAGCTACAAGGTCCTGTGCTAACAAGGTCCTGTGCTACAAGGTCCTATTCTACAAGGTCATGTGCAACAAGGTCCTGTGCTACAAGGTCATGTGCTACAAGGTCATGTGCTACAAGATCCTGTGCTTCAAGGCACTGTTCTACAATATCCTGAGCTACAAGGTCATGTGCAACAAGGTCCTGTGCTACAAGTTCCTGTGCTTCAAGGTCCTGTGCCACAAGTTCCTGTGCTACAAGGACATGTGCTTACAAGGTCCTGTGCTATAAGGTCCTGTACTACAATTTCATGTTATACAAGGTCCTGTGTTACAATGTCCTGTGCTACAGGTCTTGTGCTACAAGGTCCTGTGCTACAAGGTCCTGTGCTTTAAGATCCTGTGCTACAAGGTCATGTGCTACAAGGTCTTGTGCTACAAGGTCCTGTGCTACAAGGTCATGTGCTATAAGGGCCTGTGCTACAAAGTCCTGTGCTAACATATCCTGTGCTACAAGGTTCTGTGCTCAAAGTTCTTTGCTACAAGGTCCTGTGCTGCAAAGTCCTGTGCAACAAGATCCAATGCTACAAGGTCCTGTGCAACAAGATCCTGTGCTACAAGGTCCTGTGCTACAAGGTCCTGTGCAACAAGGTCTTGTGCTGCAAGGTCCTGTGCAACAAGATCCTGTGCAACAAGGTCATGTACTACATGGTCCCATGCTACAAGATCCTGTGCTACAAGGTTCTGTGCTCAAGGTTCTTTGCTACAAGGTCCTGTGCTACAAGGTCCTGTGCAACAAGGTCTTGTGCTGCAAGGTCCTGTGCAACAAGATCCTGTGCAACAAGGTCATGTACTACACGGCCCCGTGCTACAAGATCCTGTGCTACAAGGTTCTGTGTTCAAGGTTCTTTGCTACAAGGTCATGTGCTACAAGGCCATGTGCTACAAGGTCCTGTGCTAAAAGGTCCTGTGCTACAAGGTCTTGTGCTACAAGGCCATGTGCTACAAGGTCCTATGCAACAATGTCCTGTGCTACAAGGTCCTGTGCTACAAGGTCAGGTGTTACAAGGTCCTGTGCTACATGGTCATGTGCTACAAGGTCCTGTGCTACAAAGTCCTGTGCTACAAGGTTCTGTGCTCAGGTTCTTTGCTACAAGGTCATGTGCTACAAGGTCCTGTGCTACAAGGTCCTGCACTACAAGGTCAAGTGCTACAAGGTCATGTGCTACAAGGCTTTGTGTTGCAAGGCCATGTGTTTCACGGTCTTGCGCTACAAGGTCATGTGTTACAATGTCATGTGCAACAAGGTCCCTTGCTACAAGGTCATGTGCTACAAGGTCATGTGCTAGAAGGTCATGTACTAGAAGGTCATGTGGTAGAAGGTTATGTTCTACATGGTCCTGTGCTACAAGTCCTGTGCTACAAGGTCCCCTTGCTACAAGGTCCTGTGCTATATGTTCCTGTGCCACAAGGTCCTGTGCTACAAGGTCCTGTGCTTCAAGGTTATGTGCTAGAAGGTAATGTGCTAGAAGGTCATGTGCTTGAAGGTCATGTGCTACAAGGTCCTGTGCTACAAGGTTTCGTGCTACAAGGTCCCTTGCTACAAGGTCCTGTGCTACAAGGTCCTGTGATACAAGATCCTGTGCTACAAGGTCCTGTGTTACAAGGACATGTGCTACAAGGTCCAGTTTTACAAGGTCCTGTGCTAGAAGGTCATTTGTTAGAAGGTCATGTGCAAGAAGGTCATGTGCTACATGGTCCTTTGCTACAAGTCCTGTGGTACAAGGTCATGTGCTACAAGGTCCAGTGCCACAAGGGAATGTGATACAAGGTCGTGTGTTACAAGGTCCTGTGCTACAGGTCTTGTGCTACAAGGTCCTTTGCTACAAGGGCGTGTGCTACAAGGTCATGTGCTACAAGGTCATGTGCTACAAGGTCCTGTGCTACAAGGTCCTGTGCTACAAGGTCATGTGCTATAAGGTCCTGCACTACAAGGTCGTGTGCTACAAGATCATGTGCAACATGGTCCTGTGCTACAGGTCCTGTGCTACAAGGTCCTGTGCTACAAGGGCATGTGCTACAAGGTCCTGTGTTACAAGGTCCTCTGCTACAGGTCCTGTGCTACAAGGTCATGTGCTACATGGTCCTGTGCTACAAGTCCTGTGCAACAAGGTCCTGTGCTACAAGGTCCTGTGCTACATGGTCCTCTGCTACAAATCCTGTGATACAAGGTCCTGTGCTACAAAGGCATGTGCTACAAGGTCCTGAGTTACAAGGTCCTGTGCTACACGTCTTGTGCTACAAGGTCCTGTGCTACAAGGTCATGTGCTACATGGTCCTGTGCTACAAGGTCCTGTGCTACAAGGTTATGTGCTAGAAATTCATGTGCTTGAAGGTCATGTGCTACAGGTCTTGTGCTACAGGTCTTGTGCTACAAGGTGCCTTTCTACAAGGTCCCTTGCTACAAGGTCCTGTACTACAAGGTCCCTTGCTACAAGATCCTGTGGTACACGGTCCGTGCTACAAGTTCCTGTGCTACAAGGTCCCTTGCTACAAGGTCATGTGCTACAAGGTCCTGTGCTGCAAGGTCCTGTGCTACAAGGTCCTGTGCTACAAGGTCCTGTGCTACAAGGTCCTGTGCTACAAGGTCCAGTTTTACAAGGTTCTGTGCTACAGGTCTTGTGCTACAAAGTCCTTTGCTACAAAGTCCTGTGCTACAAGGTCCTGTGCTAGAAGGTCATGTGTTAAAAGGTCATGTTCTAGAAGGTCATGTGCTACATGGTCCTGTGCTACAAGTCCTGTGGTACAAGGTCCTGTGCTACAAGGTCCTGTGCTACAAGGGAATGTGCTACAAGGTCCTGTTTTACAAGGTCCTGTGCTACAGGTCTTGTGCTACAAGGTCCTTTGCTACAAGGTCCTGTGCTACATGGTCATGTGCTACAAGGTCATGTGCTACAAGGTCATGTGCTATAAGGTCCTGTGCTACAAGGTCCTGTGCTACAAGGTCCTGTGCTACAAGGTCCAGTTTTACAAGGTTCTGTGCTACAGGTCGTGTGCTACAAAGTCCTTTGCTACAAAGTCCTGTGCTACAAGGTCCTGTGCTAGAAGGTCATGTGTTATAAGGTCATGTTCTAGAAGGTCATGTGCTACAAGGTCCTTTGCTACAAGGTCCTGTGCTACATGGTCATGTGCTACAAGGTCATGTGCTACAAGGTCATGTGCTACAAGGTCCTGTGCTACAAGGTCCTGTGCTACAGGTCTTGTGCTACAAGGTCCTTTGCTACAAGGTCATGTGCAACATGGTCCTGTGCTACAGGTCCTGTGCTACAAGGGCATGTGCTACAAGGTCCTGTGTTACAAAGTCATGTGCTACTAGGTCCTGTGCTACAAGGTCCTGTGCTACAAGGTCCTGTGCTACAGGTCTTGTGCTACAAAGTCCTTTGCTACAAAGTCCTGTGCTACAGGGTCCTGTGCTAGAAGGTCATGTGTTATAAGGTCATGTTCTAGAAGGTCATGTGCTACATGGTCCTGTGCTACAAGTCCTGTGCTACAAGGTCCTGTGCTACAAGGTCATGTGCTACAAGGTCCTGTGCTACAAGGTCATGTGCTACAAGGTCCTGTGCTACAAGGTCATGTGCTACAAAGTCATGTGCTACTAGGTCCTGTGCTACAAGGCCCTGCATTACAAAAGTCGTGAGCTACTTGTTAATGCGCTACAAAAGTCGTGAGATACTTGTTAATGCGCTATAAAAGTCGTCAGATGCTTGTTAATGCGCTATAAAAGTCGTGAGATACTTGTTAATGCGCTATAAAAGTCGTGAGATACTTGTTAATGCGCTACATAAGTCGTGAGCTACTTGTTAATGCGCTATAAAAGTCGTGAGATACTTGTTAATGCGCTACAAAAGTCGTGAGATACTTGTTAATGCGCTATAAAAGTCGTGAGATACTTGTTAATGCGCTATAAAAGTCGTGAGATACTTGTTAATGCGCTATAAAAGTCGTGAGATACTTGTTAATGCGCTATAAAAGTCGTGAGATACTTGTTAATGCGCCACAAAAGTCGTGAGCTACTTGTTAATGCGCCACAAAAGTCGTGAGCTACTTGTTAATGCGCTACAAAAGTCGTGAGCTACTTGTTAATGCGCTATAAAAGTCGTGAGATACTTGATAATGCGCTACAAAAGTCGTGAGATACTTGTTAATGCGCTATAAAAGTCGTGAGATACTTGTTAATGCGCTATAAAAGTCGTGAGATACTTGTTAATGCGCTATAAAAGTCGTGAGATACTTGTTAATGCGCTATAAAAGTCGTGAGCTACTTGTTAATGCGCTACAAAAGTCGTGAGCTACTTGTTAATGCGCTACAAAAGTCGTGAGCTACTTGTTAATGCGCCTACAAAAGTCGTGAGCTACTTGTTAATGCGCCTACAAAAGTCGTGAGCGACAAATCATGTTGAATTAAGATGACGTACTAAATACATACCGTTGACGCATATTTGAATGACCAACAGATTCATGGACCCCAGGAAGGCCGTCTCCATCGTGCTGGCTGCGTGTCTGTCATCACAATTTACTGCCAGACGGGCCATCGCCAGACGCTACATCGCCAGACGCTAATATCAATATTTGCAACGAATCTCAACAATAGTGTTAGCGCAAAAAAGTGGTCTAGTTAAGACGATGGTGTGAGGAAGGAGATCCATCGCCCACATCTCGTTGCCGCATTCCTGTCCAAGATAACCTCTATTCCCCGTGATTTACTTTCCATATAATCACCTAAATTCCAGGACATGTTGCCAATATAGTCCAGAGAGTCGCATGGCAGGAATTCCGCATTTAATATTAGGGCGAACACGCATGGTAAGAAGCAGAACAAATACTTGAATGTAATGCCATCTTGCAGTGACACGCGTGAGAGatgtgggtctcaagaaagcatgGGTTAACTCACAAGAACACTCTCGTTGTTACGGCCGGGACTGTAAGGTGTCGACCGGATCGTCTACAGGATCACCAGGATGGTGTTCTCAGACATCTCGGCTGGAGGACTCCCAGGGGAAAGTTGTGTGTGTATAGGAACCTCCTCTGACAATAATATGTCAGAACCAGACTTCTCTGGTAAATCGACTTACGCCGATTATATTAGGCTGCTGATACACgcatgcatgcacacacacacacacacacacacacacacacacacacacacacacacacagacacacacacacacacacacacacacacacacacacaggggtatgaggagcgcctgagggaactgtgccttacgacactagaaagaagaagggagaggggggacatgataggaacgtataagatactcagagggattgacagagtggacatagacgaaatgttcacacggaatagtaacagaacgagaggacatggatggaagcttgaaactcagatgagtcacagagatgttaggaagttttcttttagcgtgagagtagtggggaaatggaatgcacttcaggaacaggttgtggatgcAAATactgttcataattttaaaaccaggtatgatagggaaatgggacaggagtcattgctgtaaacaaccgatgctcgaaaggcgggatccaagagtcaatgctcgatcctgcagacacaactagttgagtacaactaggtgagtacacacacacacacacacacacacacacacacacacacaactgtcaatcaactcgtgtacagattcctgagcctactgggctctatcatatctacattagaaactgtgtatggagtcagcctccaccacatcactgcctaatgcattccatccattaactactctgacactgaaaaagttccttctaacatccctgtggctcatgtgggtattcggtttccacctgtgttcccttgttcgcgtaccactagtgttgaacagtttatccttgtttacccggtcgattccgctgaggattttgtaggttgtgatcatgtctccccttactcttctgtcttccagtgtcgtaaggtgcatttcccgcagcctttcctcgtaatctcatgcctcttagttctgggactagtctagtggcatacctttggacttttttccagcttcgtcttgcgctttataaggtacgggctccatgttggggctgcatactccaggattggtcttacatatgtggtgtacaagattctgaatgattccttacacaggttcctgaacgctgatctgatgttggccagcctcgcatatgccgcagacgttattctttttatgtgggcttcaggaaacaggtttggtgtgatatcaactcctagatctttctctctgtgcgtttcattaagtacttcatctcctattctgtctgtgtctggcctcctgtttccactgcctagtttcatttctttgcatttactcgggtcgaacttcaacagccatttgttcgaccattctctcagtctgtctagatcatcttgtagcctcctactatcatcctctgtttcaatcatcctcataatttttgcatcatcagcaaacattgagaaaaacgagtctataccctctgggagatcatttacatatatcagaaacagtataggtccaaggactgacccctgcggaactccactagtaacgtctcgccaatctgagacctcacccctcacactgactcgttgtctcctgttgcttaggtactcctttttccaatggagtaccttccctttcactccagcctgcatctccagctttttcactagcctcttgttcttgccttatttttgttgcctggtcgtataattcaagtaaccctgtgaggcaggacctgccctccctgaatccatgttg contains the following coding sequences:
- the LOC123760446 gene encoding keratin-associated protein 10-4-like; amino-acid sequence: MVMCYKILCYKVMCYTVLCYKVLCYKVMCYKVLCYKVMCYKVLCYKVMSYKVMCYKVMCYTVMCYKVMCCKFLCYKIMCYKVMCYKVMCYTVLCYIVMCYKVMCYKVMCCKLLCYKIMCYKVICYKVLCYKVLCYMVLCYKALCYKVMCYKVLCYKVMCCKVLCYKVMC